A stretch of Kaistella flava (ex Peng et al. 2021) DNA encodes these proteins:
- a CDS encoding endonuclease, translating to MKKLFTFLLAATVTSSSFAQIPTGYYDGTAGLTGYALKTKLNTIISEANGAQDLGYGGLWITYATSDVDKYYEKNGTLLDMYSERPAGPDAYEYIIGSPANGGNQCGSQNQNNEGFCYNREHSLPKSYFGGQTQVPMANDGHFVVPSDYYVNSRRGNFPYGETSTPTWTSTNGTKIGSSNFPGYNGTIFEPIDEFKGDFARMHLYFITRYQDKLASFAPFQSAENPLDGTVDRGYKQWYINLLLKWAAQDPVSLKEIDRNNAVYARQSNRNPFIDHPEWVNMIWTSTLSTTDVAAFKKTLSVYPNPVRNGQLHLSGYGLEEVSNVQIYSMDGKLIQTVNQNFKNSNKIILKDQTKGVYILKTNSQAVKFIVE from the coding sequence ATGAAAAAACTCTTTACTTTTTTACTTGCAGCGACGGTTACAAGTTCTTCCTTTGCACAGATTCCCACTGGATATTATGACGGAACTGCCGGATTGACGGGATATGCTTTGAAAACAAAGTTAAACACAATCATTTCTGAAGCTAATGGCGCACAGGACTTAGGTTACGGCGGATTGTGGATTACTTACGCGACGTCAGATGTCGATAAATACTACGAAAAGAACGGTACATTGCTCGATATGTACTCTGAAAGACCAGCTGGTCCGGATGCTTACGAATACATAATTGGTTCGCCTGCTAATGGTGGAAACCAATGCGGATCTCAAAACCAAAACAACGAAGGTTTCTGCTATAATAGAGAACATTCCTTACCAAAAAGTTACTTTGGTGGACAAACTCAAGTCCCTATGGCGAATGATGGTCATTTTGTAGTGCCTTCTGATTATTACGTCAACAGCAGACGGGGAAATTTCCCTTATGGAGAAACCAGTACACCAACTTGGACTTCTACCAATGGAACTAAAATCGGAAGCTCTAATTTCCCAGGATACAACGGAACGATTTTCGAACCGATTGATGAATTTAAAGGAGATTTTGCCAGAATGCATCTTTATTTCATTACGAGATACCAAGATAAACTGGCTTCATTTGCACCTTTTCAAAGTGCCGAAAACCCCTTAGACGGAACTGTTGACAGAGGTTACAAACAATGGTATATTAATTTACTATTAAAGTGGGCAGCTCAAGATCCTGTTTCTCTGAAAGAAATTGATAGAAACAACGCCGTTTATGCAAGACAGAGTAACAGAAACCCTTTCATCGATCATCCGGAATGGGTGAATATGATTTGGACTTCTACCCTTTCTACCACTGATGTTGCTGCATTCAAAAAAACACTTTCTGTATATCCTAATCCAGTAAGAAACGGACAATTGCATCTTTCTGGTTATGGTTTAGAAGAGGTTTCAAATGTTCAGATCTATTCTATGGATGGAAAACTAATTCAAACTGTTAATCAGAATTTTAAAAATTCAAATAAGATTATTCTTAAAGATCAAACAAAAGGAGTTTATATTTTGAAAACAAACTCGCAAGCTGTAAAATTCATTGTAGAATAA
- a CDS encoding endonuclease: MKKLTTLLLGFMFSLTLAQAPATYYDGTTGLTGAALKTKLSAIISAGAIDNGYNGLYNGYPTTDTDSFYENDGSVLDMYSENPNGTDPYNFRHGIKKCGNYSSEGDCYNREHVVPQSFFGSKAPMVSDIHFIRPTDGKVNGMRSNYPFGKVTNAAFTSKNGTKVGPSTSTGYTGTVCEPIDEFKGDIARMIFYFVTRYESKLSGFSSGGMLGNTTYPGLTEWEKNVLLTWAAQDPVSPAEIVRNNASYVFQKNRNPFIDHPEWIQTIWGTQVIDNENPSTPTNLVLNSISTASANLTWTASTDNIGVAYYKVYVNGTFHMNSSTNAVTVSGLTQGTAYNFYVIASDAAGNVSPQSNTVSGTTLIDNEAPTAPTNLTLGSVGTNNIAISWTAATDNVEVASYDMYVNGQLMGSTTSTNSNIANLDPSTTYTIYVVAKDAAGNASPMSNSVTATTLAIGLNCGDENFESIPASAATYSTYNWTSNGISWTSEDSRTDETINGRAITIRDGFLTALSAPNGIGDLTVTTLRKYSGGTGTFKIFINDIDTGKTIPYGATKMTTTVTGLNVSGTVEISLVNTSTKDRVAIDDMKWTCYAGLATNENTISKSNFTIYPNPVKNGELNITGKDLTNIAIAQIFDYSGKLVQTISQPFRNSNKIILKNLPKGVYILKAGQQSAKFIIQ; the protein is encoded by the coding sequence ATGAAAAAGTTAACTACTCTTTTGCTTGGCTTTATGTTTTCGTTAACATTAGCACAAGCTCCTGCCACTTATTATGATGGCACAACTGGTTTAACCGGTGCCGCTTTAAAAACAAAACTCAGCGCAATTATTTCAGCCGGCGCTATAGACAACGGTTACAATGGATTGTACAATGGTTATCCTACAACAGACACCGATAGTTTTTATGAAAATGACGGAAGTGTTTTAGACATGTACTCGGAAAATCCAAACGGTACAGATCCTTATAATTTCCGACACGGTATTAAGAAATGTGGAAATTACAGTTCAGAAGGAGATTGCTATAACAGAGAACACGTCGTACCACAAAGTTTCTTTGGAAGTAAAGCACCTATGGTTTCTGATATTCATTTCATTCGTCCAACCGACGGAAAGGTAAATGGAATGAGAAGCAACTACCCTTTTGGTAAAGTGACTAATGCTGCATTTACGTCAAAAAACGGAACTAAAGTTGGACCAAGTACTTCAACTGGTTATACAGGAACAGTGTGCGAACCTATTGACGAATTCAAAGGTGATATCGCCAGAATGATTTTTTATTTTGTAACCCGATATGAAAGTAAACTTTCAGGATTTTCTTCAGGAGGAATGTTAGGAAACACCACTTATCCAGGTTTAACAGAATGGGAGAAAAATGTGCTGTTAACCTGGGCCGCTCAAGATCCAGTTTCGCCAGCAGAAATTGTGCGTAACAACGCCTCATACGTTTTCCAAAAAAACAGAAATCCTTTTATCGATCATCCAGAATGGATTCAAACAATATGGGGAACGCAAGTTATTGATAACGAAAACCCTTCTACTCCAACTAATTTAGTTTTAAATTCGATTTCTACTGCGTCCGCTAATTTAACCTGGACTGCCTCAACAGATAATATTGGCGTAGCTTATTATAAAGTATATGTTAACGGTACTTTTCACATGAACTCCAGCACCAACGCTGTAACAGTTTCTGGATTGACTCAGGGAACAGCTTACAATTTCTATGTCATTGCTTCGGATGCTGCAGGAAATGTGTCTCCACAAAGTAACACGGTATCAGGTACAACTTTAATCGATAACGAAGCACCAACTGCACCAACGAATTTAACTTTAGGTTCAGTAGGCACAAACAATATCGCAATAAGCTGGACTGCTGCAACAGATAATGTTGAAGTTGCTTCTTATGATATGTATGTAAATGGACAATTAATGGGTTCTACGACTTCTACCAATTCTAATATTGCCAACCTAGATCCTTCTACAACTTATACGATTTATGTCGTTGCGAAAGATGCTGCCGGAAACGCTTCTCCAATGAGTAATTCGGTAACAGCAACCACTCTTGCAATTGGTTTAAACTGCGGTGATGAGAATTTTGAATCGATCCCAGCTTCTGCTGCGACCTATTCTACTTACAACTGGACAAGCAACGGAATTTCCTGGACCTCAGAAGATTCCAGAACCGATGAAACGATTAATGGCAGAGCAATCACAATTAGAGATGGTTTCCTTACCGCTTTGTCTGCACCGAACGGAATTGGTGATTTAACAGTAACTACTTTAAGAAAATATTCTGGAGGAACAGGAACTTTTAAAATCTTCATCAATGATATTGATACCGGAAAAACGATTCCATACGGTGCAACTAAAATGACTACAACGGTTACTGGGCTTAATGTTTCAGGAACCGTAGAAATCAGTTTAGTAAATACCAGTACAAAAGATAGAGTCGCGATTGACGATATGAAATGGACTTGTTATGCAGGTTTAGCAACGAATGAAAACACGATTTCTAAATCCAATTTTACGATTTATCCAAATCCAGTTAAAAATGGAGAATTAAACATTACCGGTAAAGATTTAACGAATATTGCAATTGCTCAGATTTTTGATTACAGTGGAAAATTAGTTCAAACAATTTCTCAACCGTTCAGAAACAGCAATAAGATTATTCTTAAAAACTTACCAAAAGGAGTTTATATTTTAAAAGCAGGTCAGCAATCTGCGAAATTTATTATTCAATAA
- a CDS encoding winged helix-turn-helix transcriptional regulator, translating to MENENSCPAEGLLKLLSGKWKPQIFKLALDGSVRFSSLLRDIEGSNKQSIAVALKELEEQGLLEKTTVQLKPLHIEYNLSEKGKSLIPVFRQLEMLS from the coding sequence ATGGAAAACGAAAACTCCTGTCCTGCAGAAGGATTATTAAAATTACTTTCCGGTAAATGGAAACCTCAAATTTTCAAACTTGCACTTGATGGTTCCGTCAGGTTCAGTTCGCTGTTGCGCGATATAGAAGGTTCCAATAAACAGTCGATTGCAGTGGCTTTAAAAGAATTGGAAGAACAGGGTTTGTTAGAAAAAACAACCGTTCAACTAAAACCTTTGCATATCGAATACAATTTGTCTGAAAAAGGCAAATCATTAATTCCGGTTTTCCGCCAGTTGGAAATGTTGTCGTAG
- a CDS encoding ABC transporter permease has translation MKNTAFYIATRYLLARKGSTAVTFITWLAAVAMLVAVAAMFIIISVFSGLEDLNQDLITNLHADITVKSTKGKVLPNIDKATKIIGQNKEIAHYSKVIEEKAYLRFRENGDIANLRGVDSAYIFVNPINKNILYGTYPSFKFSNEVLMENKLDNRLTIPVGEGADYATILMPKPGTGIISKEEDIFTKRDIYVSGIFPGNDQLDNTIISPIELAQELLKLPKNSAYQIVIKLKNPEKADEVKDQLSKLLGSDYELKTKKEENAAFWKMINTEKLFIYLIFALVIFITTFNLAGAIIILQLDKKEQAKSLMSLGMNMKSLRNIYFYTGLLIVFFGIICGLVLGTIICYIQINTGFFKAGSNTDLPFPVRINISNYFIVTATAGIFGIVVAWLFSKVNKTHFKAD, from the coding sequence TTGAAAAACACTGCATTTTATATTGCTACACGCTATCTTCTGGCTAGAAAAGGAAGTACGGCCGTCACTTTTATTACGTGGCTGGCTGCAGTGGCGATGCTGGTTGCGGTGGCAGCGATGTTTATCATCATCTCTGTTTTTTCGGGTTTAGAGGATCTTAATCAGGATTTGATTACGAATTTGCACGCTGACATTACGGTTAAAAGCACCAAAGGAAAAGTGCTGCCGAATATCGATAAAGCCACTAAAATCATTGGTCAGAATAAAGAGATTGCTCACTATTCGAAAGTGATCGAAGAGAAAGCATACCTTCGTTTTCGGGAAAATGGTGATATTGCCAATCTGCGTGGAGTCGATTCTGCTTATATCTTTGTTAACCCAATTAACAAGAATATTTTATACGGTACTTATCCGAGTTTTAAATTTTCCAACGAAGTGTTGATGGAAAACAAACTTGATAACCGACTGACGATTCCTGTTGGTGAAGGAGCTGATTATGCCACGATTCTGATGCCCAAACCGGGTACCGGAATAATCAGTAAGGAAGAAGATATTTTTACCAAAAGAGATATTTATGTTTCGGGGATTTTTCCTGGAAATGACCAACTCGACAATACGATTATTTCGCCAATTGAGTTAGCTCAGGAACTTTTGAAGTTACCTAAAAACTCCGCTTATCAAATCGTTATTAAATTAAAAAATCCCGAAAAAGCGGATGAGGTTAAAGACCAACTTTCGAAGTTATTGGGCAGCGATTATGAGTTAAAAACCAAGAAAGAAGAAAATGCTGCTTTCTGGAAAATGATCAACACCGAAAAACTGTTTATCTATTTGATTTTTGCTCTGGTAATTTTCATTACGACTTTTAATTTAGCGGGCGCCATTATTATTTTACAGCTCGATAAAAAAGAACAGGCTAAATCACTTATGTCCCTGGGAATGAACATGAAGTCGTTGCGAAATATTTATTTCTATACCGGACTTTTAATTGTGTTTTTCGGGATTATCTGCGGATTGGTTTTGGGAACAATTATTTGTTATATTCAAATTAACACTGGTTTTTTCAAAGCTGGATCGAATACCGATTTGCCATTTCCTGTTCGAATCAATATCAGTAATTATTTCATTGTAACTGCCACCGCCGGAATCTTTGGTATCGTGGTCGCATGGCTTTTTTCAAAGGTCAATAAAACGCATTTCAAAGCGGATTAA
- the rbfA gene encoding 30S ribosome-binding factor RbfA, which produces MNESNRQKKVAQIIQEDFAEFFRKQASESKQSFLITVSDVKVTADLSIAKIYLSIFPAEFRKEIMKEILVNKAAYRNFIGQKMGKQVRIIPELNFYLDTTLDDVEKIEKELRGEGDNPIL; this is translated from the coding sequence ATGAACGAAAGCAACAGACAAAAAAAAGTCGCCCAAATTATACAAGAAGATTTTGCTGAATTTTTCCGCAAACAGGCTTCAGAAAGCAAACAATCTTTTCTAATCACCGTTTCTGATGTGAAAGTAACGGCTGATTTAAGTATTGCAAAAATCTACCTGAGTATTTTCCCAGCAGAATTCCGTAAAGAAATTATGAAGGAAATTCTGGTTAATAAAGCTGCTTACCGAAACTTTATCGGACAGAAAATGGGGAAACAAGTTCGGATTATTCCGGAATTGAATTTCTACCTGGATACGACTTTGGACGACGTTGAAAAAATTGAAAAAGAATTGAGAGGCGAAGGTGATAATCCGATCCTTTAA
- the mce gene encoding methylmalonyl-CoA epimerase yields MKIEHLGIAVKSLSTSDDLFAKLLGKENYKQESVEREGVTTSFYELGESKIELLEATNPESPIAKFLDKRGEGIHHIAFGVENIYTEIERLKAAGFIFISEEPKDGADNKLIVFLHPKSTNGILIELCQEKS; encoded by the coding sequence ATGAAAATAGAACACCTCGGAATCGCCGTAAAATCCTTATCAACCTCCGATGACTTATTCGCCAAACTATTAGGCAAAGAAAACTACAAGCAGGAATCTGTGGAAAGGGAAGGAGTCACCACTTCGTTCTATGAACTAGGAGAATCCAAAATCGAACTCCTCGAAGCTACCAATCCAGAAAGTCCCATCGCCAAGTTCCTGGACAAACGCGGCGAAGGAATTCACCACATCGCTTTTGGCGTCGAAAATATCTACACCGAAATCGAACGATTAAAAGCTGCGGGATTCATTTTCATCTCCGAAGAACCCAAAGACGGCGCCGACAATAAACTGATCGTTTTCCTCCATCCAAAATCCACCAACGGAATTTTAATAGAATTGTGTCAAGAGAAATCTTGA